The following are encoded together in the Rhizobium brockwellii genome:
- the glgB gene encoding 1,4-alpha-glucan branching protein GlgB, whose amino-acid sequence MNVERSELLAGIGQDALWALIEGRHGDPFSILGPHQSGGMTIVRVYLPGSEAVDLIDATSGRVVTPFSIAHPSGLFAAAAASRTGYRLRITWPDAVQITEDPYSFGLLLGELDLHLISEGTHYSLGRTLGAVDMSIDGISGVRFAVWAPNARRVSVVGDFNAWDGRRNPMRLRPSAGVWELFIPRLAPGERYKFEIVDAQGTCLPQKADPVARASEAAPSTASIVASSTPFRWTDDGWMKGRSRQDRLEGAFSVYEVHAGSWLRDQKDGNRSLDWVELSQRLVPYVSDMGFTHIELMPIMEYPFGGSWGYQPLGLFAPTGRYGTPEDFAYFIDRCHGAGLGVILDWVPAHFPTDVWGLARFDGSALYEHEDPREGFHRDWNTLIYNLGRNEVKGFLIASALEWLERYHIDGLRVDAVASMLYRDYSRNEGEWIPNQYGGRENLEAVEFFKHLNSIIHERCPHAMTIAEESTAWPGVTKPPEQGGLGFDIKWNMGWMHDSLSYIEKDPIYRSYAHGTMTFGMIYAYSERFILPISHDEVVYGKGSLLTKMPGDEWQKFANLRSYLAFMWGHPGKKLLFMGSEVAQPGEWNHDGSVTWDVLDRPQHVGIQRLVRDLNGLYADEPALQFGDFHPEGFEWAAADDAVNSVLGMLRYARDRASSMLVMSNFTPVPRYGYRIGVPSDGVWIEKMTTDAREYGGSGLVNGAVSTEPVPAHGRRVSLSLTLPPLSTIFLQGPSP is encoded by the coding sequence ACGATCGTGCGGGTGTATCTGCCCGGCTCCGAAGCGGTCGATCTCATCGATGCGACGAGCGGCCGGGTGGTGACGCCGTTCAGCATAGCCCATCCGTCCGGCCTGTTCGCGGCAGCAGCCGCGTCGAGGACGGGATACCGGCTGCGGATCACATGGCCGGATGCCGTGCAGATCACCGAGGACCCCTACAGTTTCGGCCTGCTGCTCGGAGAGCTCGACCTTCATCTGATATCGGAGGGCACCCACTATAGTCTGGGCCGGACGCTCGGCGCAGTTGATATGTCGATCGACGGGATATCGGGTGTTCGTTTCGCCGTCTGGGCCCCAAATGCCCGCCGCGTCTCGGTCGTCGGCGACTTCAACGCCTGGGATGGGCGGCGAAACCCGATGCGGCTGAGACCGTCGGCGGGCGTCTGGGAGCTGTTTATTCCGCGCCTCGCCCCCGGCGAAAGATACAAGTTCGAGATCGTCGATGCGCAAGGGACTTGTCTGCCGCAGAAGGCCGACCCGGTGGCGAGGGCGAGCGAGGCCGCCCCTTCGACCGCTTCCATTGTCGCATCGTCGACGCCGTTTCGATGGACCGATGACGGTTGGATGAAGGGACGGTCCCGGCAAGACAGGCTGGAGGGCGCGTTCTCCGTCTATGAGGTGCACGCCGGCTCCTGGCTTCGCGACCAAAAGGACGGCAACAGGTCGCTCGACTGGGTCGAACTCAGCCAGCGACTGGTTCCCTATGTCAGCGACATGGGCTTTACCCATATCGAGCTGATGCCAATCATGGAGTATCCGTTCGGTGGGTCCTGGGGCTATCAGCCACTCGGGCTGTTTGCCCCGACCGGCCGATATGGGACGCCTGAGGATTTCGCCTATTTCATCGACCGGTGCCATGGCGCCGGGCTCGGTGTCATCCTCGACTGGGTGCCGGCCCATTTTCCCACAGACGTCTGGGGGCTCGCCCGCTTCGACGGCAGCGCGCTCTACGAGCACGAAGATCCGCGCGAAGGCTTTCACCGCGACTGGAACACGCTGATCTACAATCTCGGCCGCAACGAGGTGAAAGGGTTCCTTATCGCCAGCGCGCTGGAATGGCTGGAGCGCTACCATATAGACGGTTTGCGGGTCGACGCCGTGGCTTCGATGCTTTACCGCGACTACAGCCGCAACGAGGGCGAGTGGATCCCGAACCAGTATGGCGGCCGCGAGAATCTGGAAGCGGTCGAATTCTTCAAGCACCTGAACAGCATCATTCACGAGCGCTGCCCGCACGCGATGACGATCGCCGAGGAATCGACGGCCTGGCCCGGGGTGACAAAGCCGCCGGAGCAGGGGGGGCTGGGCTTCGACATCAAATGGAACATGGGCTGGATGCATGACAGCCTGAGCTACATCGAGAAGGATCCGATTTACCGGAGCTACGCCCATGGCACGATGACCTTCGGCATGATCTATGCCTATTCCGAGCGCTTCATTCTGCCGATTTCACATGACGAGGTCGTCTACGGAAAGGGCTCGCTGCTGACGAAGATGCCGGGCGACGAATGGCAGAAATTCGCCAATCTGCGCAGCTATCTCGCGTTCATGTGGGGTCATCCCGGCAAGAAGCTCTTGTTCATGGGGAGCGAAGTCGCCCAGCCGGGCGAGTGGAACCATGATGGTTCGGTGACCTGGGATGTGCTGGACCGGCCCCAGCATGTGGGGATCCAGCGGCTGGTGAGGGATCTGAACGGCCTCTACGCAGACGAGCCGGCATTGCAATTCGGCGACTTTCATCCGGAGGGCTTCGAATGGGCGGCAGCCGACGACGCCGTCAATTCCGTGCTCGGGATGCTGCGTTATGCACGCGATCGCGCTTCGTCGATGCTGGTCATGTCGAATTTCACGCCGGTGCCGCGTTATGGCTACAGGATCGGCGTGCCCAGTGACGGTGTGTGGATCGAGAAGATGACGACAGATGCGCGGGAATATGGCGGCTCCGGCCTGGTCAACGGCGCGGTGTCGACCGAACCGGTGCCCGCCCATGGCAGACGGGTCTCCCTGTCACTGACGCTGCCGCCGCTATCGACGATCTTTCTGCAAGGGCCGTCGCCCTGA